From Plasmodium brasilianum strain Bolivian I chromosome 5, whole genome shotgun sequence, the proteins below share one genomic window:
- a CDS encoding lysine decarboxylase-like protein, with translation MDKIDEKNKNSNNDIKSEINSDVESDGKEVEVSEIYNKSNFINGKGGRLVRILSEFVGVQDALRDEGIFFTVVIFGSSRSLSNEKYEARKRKFEKKLSKFSEKITNNVPLIGEEIKEYEKVKTEMDKLQKLRWTTEYYVKIYDLSKRLTLFFGTEEGQKAVKNISNHLPKVHNFLPNIKGEKSPNNYTVAICTGGGPGFMEAANKGSREANGKSLGFMISLPFEKGANQYVDKNLSFKFHYFFTRKFWLVYLSLAFIILPGGFGTLDELMEILTLKQCRKFKRNVPIILFGKDFWSSILNFKKLVDYGLISQEDLDSIYFTDSTEEAYNYVINHLKKTSLSDTA, from the coding sequence atggataaaatagatgaaaaaaataaaaactccAATAATGACATAAAAAGCGAGATAAATAGCGACGTAGAAAGCGATGGCAAGGAAGTGGAAGTAAGTGagatttataataaaagtaatttcATTAACGGTAAAGGGGGGAGATTGGTTCGAATACTGTCCGAATTCGTTGGTGTGCAAGATGCATTACGAGATGAAGGTATATTTTTCACTGTTGTAATATTTGGGTCATCTAGATCATTAagcaatgaaaaatatgaagcaagaaaaagaaaatttgaaaagaaaCTAAGTAAGTTCagtgaaaaaataacaaataatgtTCCATTAATAggtgaagaaataaaagaatatgaaaAGGTAAAAACAGAAATGGacaaattacaaaaattaagatGGACTACtgaatattatgtaaaaatatatgatctTTCTAAAAgattaacattatttttcGGAACAGAGGAAGGTCAAAAAgcagtaaaaaatatatccaaTCATTTACCGAAGGTTCATAACTTTTTACCAAATATAAAAGGAGAGAAGAGTCCAAATAATTATACTGTTGCAATATGTACAGGTGGTGGACCAGGTTTTATGGAAGCAGCAAATAAAGGAAGTAGAGAAGCAAATGGAAAGTCATTAGGTTTTATGATTTCTTTACCTTTTGAAAAGGGAGCAAATCAATATgttgataaaaatttatcttttaaatttcattattttttcaccAGAAAATTTTGGTTAGTTTATTTATCATTagcatttattatattaccaGGAGGCTTTGGAACCCTAGATGAATTAATGGAAATTTTGACCTTAAAACAATGTAGGAAATTTAAACGAAATGTACCTATAATTCTTTTTGGAAAAGATTTCTGGTCATCTattctaaattttaaaaaattagtgGATTATGGTCTTATATCTCAAGAAGATTTAGACagcatatattttactgATTCTACAGAAGAAGCTTATAACTATGTAAttaatcatttaaaaaaaacaagtttGTCAGATACGGcgtaa
- a CDS encoding ATP synthase-associated protein, with protein MGGYKSLEKKNEKQKEQNEKMIENSLKSTSSDEHPYFLQQNNIYWETGHRTYIPFFHFLIHKYTNKIIDDQIRKFTNRVKSVHHTPFVFHKEGYFRSYYGDPDINMIFNLKKNTNFVFNSTGALNSYNMLSNHCTYDKATQIFDQILMSAFKLDLKGVLENNFGIVLFDMTQFVTT; from the exons aTGGGAGGATATAAAAGtttagaaaagaaaaatgaaaaacaaaaagaacaaaatgaaaaaatgattgAGAACTCATTGAAGTCAACATCTTCAGATGAGCAcccatattttttacagCAAAATAACATTTATTGGGAAACAGGCCATAGGACTTACatacctttttttcatttcttgaTACATAAGTATACGAACAAGATAATAGATGACCAA ataagaaaatttacaaatagaGTAAAGAGTGTGCATCATACCCCTTTCGTTTTCCATAAAGAAGGATACTTTCGAAGTTATTACGGAGACCCAGATATTAACatgatttttaatttaaaaaaaaatacaaattttgtttttaactCAACAGGAGCGTTAAACTCGTACAATATGCTGAGTAACCATTGCACATACGATAAGGCTACTCAAATATTTGACCAAATACTTATGAGTGCCTTTAAGTTGGATTTGAAGGGTGTTTTGGAAAACAAC TTTGGCATTGTTTTATTTGATATGACTCAATTTGTAACAACATGA
- a CDS encoding 50S ribosomal protein L10 has product MYIRRINIKYLSFSLLLYFIYRTNVPNHSEKNFKYTNTFEGKTPFISATLVKKNGKLLTRQNIITCFLKKKIFTNNSYIGEEKRKKKISYFNRKFSLKSRKCSGYRNTREGKEEIVRKVKRILKVTKLLIQLNSFKLTPNLRMDLLINMPRPHVRIHMVKNTLMKLAVKNTPFEAVTPFLKESNVYLFIMDENYISFSLYRNKMFCSLYKEYKLNNVIKVAVYENTVLNKKETEDLINLKSYNVYFGHIINKINKIITSIPSSIMQIPSSIAKGIYLHSQKKE; this is encoded by the coding sequence atgtatatcagaaggataaatattaaatatttatctttttcattgttattatattttatttatcgaACAAATGTTCCTAACCATTCAGAAAAAAACTTTAAATATACTAACACATTTGAAGGAAAGACGCCATTTATATCTGCAAcgttagtaaaaaaaaatggaaaattattaacgagacagaatattattacatgtttcttgaaaaaaaaaatatttacaaacaATAGCTATATAGgggaggaaaaaagaaaaaaaaagataagttattttaatagaaaattttccttaaaaAGCAGAAAATGTAGTGGATACAGAAATACGAGAGAAGGAAAGGAAGAAATTGTTAGAAAAGTTAAAAGAATTTTGAaagtaacaaaattattaattcaaTTAAACAGTTTTAAGTTAACTCCAAATTTAAGAATGGACTTACTAATAAATATGCCAAGACCACATGTACGAATACATATGGTTAAAAACACGTTAATGAAACTGGCTGTTAAAAATACCCCCTTTGAAGCTGTTACtccatttttaaaagaaagcaatgtatatttgtttattatggATGAAAATTACATATCTTTCTCCCTCTATcgaaataaaatgttttgctccttatataaagaatataaacTGAATAACGTTATAAAAGTGGCAGTATATGAAAATAcagttttaaataaaaaggaaacagAAGATTTAATAAACTTGAAAtcatataatgtatattttggtcatattataaataaaatcaataaaataattacaagCATACCTAGCTCGATTATGCAAATTCCTTCATCCATAGCAAAAggaatttatttacattcgcaaaaaaaagaataa
- a CDS encoding hypothetical protein (conserved Plasmodium protein), with the protein MAEKKIDDSPFLSKIENFEISDKTNKISKNEGKNVYKSLDNEFNFDEEKEENENEYEQEQKEEGKKENLNYQKNDTNIRTIKIDRKNLKKIFSSQFFTQTLTDDSSINSISDLKINKKYAIFEFFKTLVLIILFFTTSYFAFFYILNNYFGQSHICSRLDLYNYKYEDSVQFASSISNKKYYVFTGKFPFDVITYKLRKDVLTNSMNEEIEKYNKENYNENFEKIENLDDHQLQIISFMKYNNKMKCEKKIFDLYKPFRLKKSDVNMNNFDFILNEVNYSFITNPYNIPENKLYAAVLNFMKKSESKNRICYITSYLKSLKDERIMESKRILSENNISNIIPNREQANETTDNNKNTIPATTENGKGYLKNGNTHEQEQNKDNQVNSLSNYFSIKEKSSPQKIVFLYDYYDNNFVNLVMAIFNMQYGNPHNNLKKYWEEIKQKFKIIHPEEIYLLEWYCLGINYNIIENSNQYKLNCVDLLK; encoded by the exons ATGGCCGAGAAAAAAATTGACGATTCACCTTTCCTTTCCAAGATAGAAAATTTCGAAATATcagataaaacaaataagatttcaaaaaatgaagggaaaaatgtttataaaagtttagacaatgaatttaattttgatgaagaaaaagaagaaaatgaaaatgaatatgAACAAGAGCAAAaggaagaaggaaaaaaggaaaatttgaATTATCAAAAGAATGATACAAATATAAGAACAATTAAAATAGAtaggaaaaatttaaagaaaatattcaGCAGTCAGTTCTTCACTCAAACATTAACTGATGACTCTAGTATAAATTCTATAAGCGACttaaagataaataaaaagtatgctatttttgaattttttaaaacattagttttaattattttattttttactacgTCCTATTTTGCGTTCTTTTATATTCTGAACAACTATTTTGGCCAAAGTCATATTTGTAGTCGTTTggatttatataattataagtaTGAGGACAGTGTGCAATTCGCTTCAAGTATCAGTAACAAGAAATACTACGTTTTCACAG GCAAGTTTCCCTTCGACGtcataacatataaattgAGAAAAGATGTTTTAACGAATAGCATGAATGAGGAAATAGAGAAATATaacaaagaaaattataatgaaaattttgagaaaattgaaaatttagATGATCATCAATTACAGattatatcttttatgaaatataacaataaaatgaaatgtgaaaaaaaaatttttgatttatataaACCTTTTCGTTTAAAAAAATCAGATGTCAATATGAACAATTTTGACTTCATATTAAATGAAGTAAATTACAGTTTTATAACAAACCCTTACAATATCCCGGAGAATAAA CTATATGCAGCTGTTTTAAATTTCATGAAAAAGAGCGAAAGTAAAAACAGGATTTGCTATATCACTTCTTATTTGAAGTCATTAAAAGATGAAAGAATAATGGAGAGTAAAAGAATATTGAGTGAAAACAACATATCAAATATCATTCCCAACAGAGAACAGGCAAATGAAACAACTGATAACAACAAAAATACCATTCCTGCAACAACGGAAAATGGTAAAGGttacttaaaaaatggaaacacACATGAACAAGAACAAAATAAGGATAATCAAGTGAATAGCTTAAGCAATTATTTTAGCATTAAGGAAAAATCATCCCCtcaaaaaattgtttttctttatgaTTATTATG ATAACAATTTTGTGAACCTTGTCATGGCCATCTTCAACATGCAGTATGGAAATCCACATaacaacttaaaaaaatactggGAGGAGATAAAACAAaagtttaaaataatacatccTGAGGAAATTTATTTGCTTGAATG gTATTGTTTGGGCATAAATTACAACATTATAGAAAATAGTAATCAGTATAAGTTAAACTGTGTAGaccttttaaaataa
- a CDS encoding ubiquitin carboxyl-terminal hydrolase 13 — protein MADIKNVISSISSSLNEPTKEDIIYLGECSVTGHKDIFDEGVFIDLLSFESFSLKCLKYNYNRLNPASVSKKHRFYLNIKKKKKLLENIEEKSDITNLNLNAKGGFNEKKVYEYEWNYSIYDFETGIYIKLEQLDENTRKICNSIINHKNELKKESINKWVNEIKESKYAKDLIQLPNIRIKNEHIACAVCKSTKNIWLNLSDGYIGCGRKIYNYVGGCLNNEEGASLKHYYESGKKYPLVVKLGTITKEGEADVFSYADDENDSVIDPYIAVHLKNLGINIMNLEKTEITTLEKEIQENQNINFSSILDKDIQTVCEQGKVGFINLGNTCYMNSALQVLLSIKDISYRYYNNMYDFLLSLDFKKKTHEDMFLQYSKLCYMIYQPDDYIKKKKNYIKKFKEECVDRNIQVNYDSDIDDENCVSINPSMFRNCLNQKSNSFSNNNQQDIYEYLSFLINELIDNENNIFDRTLKSNNNKRKLENGDNAEYGQYTQEGEANKSEKMMESTATSTIITGSPKAEREKSIFNYFTFEIEQTIVSNEENKSVSSFQNIILSLDIPLDSIILKKNEQEELTNVKISLLDCLKNYIKKDHIDEYYCEKEKTKVSAHRVMKFKSFPPYLFIHLKRFYADENWCAKKINIPVETDEYINLEFMRSENGAHSGNDGDHNNDNNNVNNGVNNDSRSRGIPNSANNNNRNSESNILEQYKELVESLLDFGFEKDKVIEAIKKVKVKNVNNCISYIYGEDSVELDLEANDNKTEIYTNNLDSIISMGIKKEVAMASLLINKNDLQKSIDYIFSNMDLLTDSKCDLIISSNKCDDGLANYELVASIVHIGNNANSGHYICYIKDNSQWYVCNDNKIGLCGANLGKDVAYIHLYKRV, from the exons ATGGCTGATATTAAAAACGTTATATCCTCAATTTCAAGCAGTTTAAATGAACCAACGAAAGAagacattatatatttgggGGAATGTAGCGTAAC AGGGCACAAGGACATCTTCGATGAGGGGGTATTTATCGATTTGCTGTCGTTCGAAAGCTTCAGTTTGAAGTGCttgaaatataattacaacCGATTAAATCCAGCAAGTGTTAGTAAAAAACATAggttttatttaaatataaaaaaaaagaaaaagctaCTAGAGAACATAGAAGAAAAGAGTGATATAACAAATTTGAATCTAAACGCGAAAGGAGGTTTTAACGAGAAAAAGGTCTATGAATATGAGTGgaattattctatttatgATTTTGAAacgggtatatatataaaattagaacAACTAGATGAAAATActagaaaaatatgtaacaGTATAATAAATCACAAAAAtgaattgaaaaaagaaagtataaACAAATGGGTTAATGAAATTAAGGAGAGTAAATATGCAAAAGATTTGATACAACTACCTAACATTAGAATAAAGAATGAGCATATAGCTTGTGCAGTTTGTAAGtctacaaaaaatatttggtTAAATTTATCAGATGGGTATATCGGTTGTGgtagaaaaatttataattatgtagGTGGTTGTTTAAATAATGAGGAGGGAGCATCCTTAAAACATTATTATGAAAGTGGTAAGAAATATCCTCTAGTTGTTAAGTTAGGTACTATAACAAAAGAAGGAGAAGCAGATGTTTTTTCTTATGCagatgatgaaaatgatagTGTAATAGATCCATATATTGCcgtacatttaaaaaatttaggtataaatattatgaatttagaaaaaacagaaattactactttagaaaaagaaatacaagAAAATCAAAACATTAACTTTTCATCCATACTAGATAAAGATATACAGACAGTATGTGAACAAGGAAAAGTTGGTTTCATCAATTTAGGTAATACCTGCTATATGAATAGTGCATTACAAGTTTTGTTATCAATTAAAGATATTAGTTATAGGTATTACAACAATATGTATGATTTTTTACTTAGTTtagattttaaaaaaaaaacacatgAAGATATGTTTTTACAGTACTCCAAGTTGTGTTATATGATATATCAACCAGatgattatattaaaaaaaaaaaaaattatattaaaaaatttaaagaagaATGTGTAGATAGAAATATACAAGTAAATTATGATAGTGACATAGATGATGAAAATTGTGTAAGCATTAATCCGTCCATGTTTAGAAATTGCCTTAATCAAAAAAGTAACTCCTTTAGTAATAACAATCAACAAgacatatatgaatatttgtCCTTCCTTATAAATGAACTAAttgataatgaaaataatatattcgaTAGAAcattaaaaagtaataacaataagcGGAAATTGGAGAATGGGGATAACGCAGAATACGGTCAGTATACCCAAGAGGGGGAGGCGAATAAAAGCGAAAAAATGATGGAAAGTACTGCTACTTCCACCATTATTACTGGTTCCCCAAAAGCGGAAAGGGAAAAGTCCATATTTAACTACTTTACCTTCGAAATAGAACAGACAATAGTGAGTAacgaagaaaataaaagtgtGAGCTCctttcaaaatattatattatctcTGGACATTCCGCTAGAcagtattatattaaaaaaaaatgaacaggAGGAATTAACAAatgttaaaatttctttattagattgcttaaaaaattatattaaaaaagatcaTATAGATGAATACTATTGTGAAAAGGAGAAAACAAAAGTTTCCGCTCATAGAGTTATGAAATTCAAATCATTCCCTCCTTATCTTTTCATTCATCTCAAACGTTTTTATGCTGATGAAAACTGGTGcgctaaaaaaattaacataccCGTGGAAACGGACGAATATATTAATCTTGAGTTTATGAGGTCTGAAAACGGTGCTCACTCGGGTAATGATGGCGATCATAACAACGATAAcaataatgttaataatggTGTTAACAATGACAGTCGTTCAAGGGGCATTCCAAACAGTGCAAACAACAACAATCGAAATTCCGAGAGTAATATTTTAGAACAGTATAAAGAGCTTGTTGAATCATTATTAGATTTTGGTTTTGAAAAAGACAAAGTAATTGAAGCcattaaaaaagttaaagtaaaaaatgtaaacaattgcatatcatatatttatggaGAAGATTCAGTAGAGTTAGACCTTGAAGCAAATGACAATAAAACAGAAATTTATACGAATAATTTGGATTCTATTATTAGTAtgggaataaaaaaagaagtggCCATGGCTTCTCttttgataaataaaaatgaccTACAGAAATCCattgattatattttttcaaacatGGATCTCCTCACTGACAGCAAATGCGACTTGATTATAAGTAGCAACAAGTGCGACGATGGATTGG CTAATTATGAATTAGTAGCGTCCATCGTACACATAGGGAACAATGCAAATTCAGGGCACTACATATGCTACATAAAGGACAATTCTCA GTGGTACGTGTGCAACGACAATAAGATTGGTCTATGTGGTGCAAATTTGGGCAAGGATGTGGCATATATTCACTTATACAAAAGAGTCTAA
- a CDS encoding 26S protease regulatory subunit 6B, giving the protein MDNINKYLKEEDYYIKLKILKKQIDVLNIQEEYIKEEHKNLKRELIRSKNEIKRIQSVPLIIGQFLDIIDNNYGIVSSTAGSNYYVRILSTLNKEDLKPSVSVALHRHSHSIVNILPSESDSSIQLLQVSERPNVKYTDLGGLDTQKQEMREAVELPLKSPELYEKIGIEPPMGILIYGPPGTGKTMLVKAVANETQVTFIGVVGSEFVQKYLGEGPRMVRDVFRLARENSPSIIFIDEVDAIATKRFDAQTGADREVQRILLELLNQMDGFDKSTNVKVIMATNRADTLDPALLRPGRLDRKIEFPLPDRKQKRLIFQTVISKMNVSSDVNIENFVVRSDKISAADIAAIAQEAGMQAIRKNRYIITANDFEQGYKTHVRKQLRDYEFYNI; this is encoded by the exons atggataatattaataaataccTGAAGGAGGAAGATTACTacataaaattgaaaattttgaagaaGCAAATTGATGTTCTAAACATTCAA GAGGAGTACATCAAAGAGGAGCATAAGAATTTGAAGAGGGAGTTAATAAGATCGAAgaacgaaataaaaagaattcaaAGTGTACCATTAATTATTGGTCAGTTTTTAGATATTATAGATAATAATTATGGAATAGTTAGTAGTACAGCAGgttcaaattattatgttaGGATATTGTCAACATTAAATAAGGAGGACTTAAAACCGTCTGTGAGTGTAGCATTACATAGACATAGTCATTCtatagtaaatattttaccATCTGAGTCAGATAGTAGTATACAGTTATTACAGGTAAGTGAAAGACCAAATGTTAAATATACGGACTTAGGAGGTTTAGATACACAAAAACAAGAAATGAGAGAAGCAGTAGAATTACCTTTAAAAAGTCCagaattatatgaaaagatAGGCATTGAACCACCTATGggtattttaatatatggtCCACCAGGTACCGGTAAAACTATGCTTGTTAAAGCTGTAGCTAATGAAACACAAGTTACTTTTATAGGTGTTGTAGGTTCTGAATTTGTTCAGAAATATTTAGGAGAAGGGCCCAGAATGGTACGAGATGTATTTAGATTAGCTAGAGAAAATTCACcttcaattatttttatagatgAAGTAGATGCAATTGCTACAAAAAGATTTGATGCACAAACTGGTGCTGATAGAGAAGTACaaagaatattattagaGTTATTAAATCAAATGGATGGGTTTGATAAATCAACGAATGTTAAAGTTATTATGGCTACTAACAGAGCTGATACGTTAGACCCAGCTCTATTAAGACCAGGGAGATTAGATAGAAAAATTGAATTTCCCTTACCAGatagaaaacaaaaaagattAATATTTCAAACTGTAATTAGTAAAATGAATGTTAGTAGTGATgttaatattgaaaattttgttGTAAGAAGTGATAAAATTAGTGCAGCTGATATTGCTGCTATAGCTCAAGAGGCAGGGATGCAAGCCATAAGAAAAAACCGTTACATTATTACTGCTAACGATTTTGAACAGGGATACAAGACCCATGTGAGGAAGCAGTTGAGAGATTATgaattttacaatatatag
- a CDS encoding eukaryotic translation initiation factor 3 subunit G codes for MIQTAEKKKWVDIDVDDDESLNDNENKKKWEDIDADDDIENNKKLSYFTNYENGIKVVTKYSENLKKQTVKVTKKIKEVVIKKRLNKEINNRLNLKNFNIDSCSSVIVEPTDVVNIEVPKNNLHDFFKGTEYDYLFAEQTDKTAKDLRNRFKIIKDEEAEEAKPEDASKAAARKDVPFYQCTIRVTNLSEDVNESELSTLFGRVGSIVRMFLAKHKETKNSKGFAFITYSNREEAKRAIEKLNRHGFENLLLSVEWAKPSNR; via the exons ATGATACAAACAGCag aaaaaaaaaagtgggTAGATATTGATGTAGATGATGACGAGTCTTTAAACGACAATGAAaata aaaaaaaatgggaagaTATAGATGCGGATGACGATATAGAGAACAATAAAAAGTTGTCCTATTTTACAAACTACGAAAATGGTATTAAAGTTGTTACCAAGTACTccgaaaatttaaaaaagcaaaCAGTTAAA gtcacaaagaaaattaaagaagttgtaataaaaaagagactcaataaagaaattaataatcgccttaacttaaaaaattttaacatcgatagt TGCAGTTCAGTCATAGTTGAACCAACAGATGTTGTAAATATAGAAGTcccaaaaaataatttgcatGACTTTTTTAAAGGCACAGAATATGATTACTTATTCGCAGAGCAAACTGATAAAACAGCTAAAGACTTAAGGAACAGATTTAAAATCATTAAGGATGAAGAGGCGGAG GAAGCTAAACCAGAGGATGCCAGCAAAGCTGCAGCCAGGAAAGACGTGCCTTTCTATC AATGCACCATTCGTGTAACGAACTTAAGTGAAGACGTcaat GAAAGCGAATTGTCTACCTTATTTGGAAGAGTAGGGAGCATAGTCCGAATGTTTTTGGCGAAGcataa ggaaacaaaaaattcGAAGGGATTTGCATTTATTACTTATTCAAATAGAGAAGAAGCAAAGAGGGCAATTGAAAAATTGAACAGACATGGTTTTGAGAATTTGCTCTTAAGC gTGGAATGGGCCAAGCCATCCAACAGATAA
- a CDS encoding ubiquitin: protein MIWSFNFWNITLLLCYILFSLHICKGVKVNNLSSCTTTSSRSRSNSSRSRSDSSRSRSNSSSSARGGCCRGINLPLRKKLLSIPNRVPAKISKGPNQPIKEYDVNKRNIMINCYDKSDIFHKSFFLSMDEKKNIKDVKEKIENLHGIPIIFQEIIYENKPLSNDVTIEYLIKDKKIKILNFRLIPILPHLFSEEKGESFNECEKENKKIKYLKKKLKFYGYLTLLNEYKKLLQKLEEKNYILKSYDIIESFKTFDTEFERMLNNNNLSLDKIKKEIEELKCLNKKKLMLRLEVDYPLMSNLLLQRIKEMIHFYYLGDIKSVLKFSIFFYILYKYANYPKNVKQFFLLHKYTVGFVSTNFNVSIGQTAAAVLSMF from the exons ATGATTTGGAGCTTCAATTTTTGGAATATTACATTGCTACTAtgttatattcttttttcattacacATATGCAAAGGTGTTAAAGTAAATAATCTCAGTAGTTGTACTACCACTAGTagtagaagtagaagtaatagtagtagaaGTAGAAGTGATAGTagtagaagtagaagtaatagtagtagtagtgcTCGTGGCGGTTGCTGTAGGGGCATAAATTTACCTCTCAGAAAGAAGCTTCTGAGCATACCTAATAGAGTACCCGCAAAAATAAGTAAAGGTCCAAACCAGCCAATTAAAGAGTACGatgttaataaaagaaatataatgatCAACTGTTATGATAAGTCAGACATCTTTCATaagagtttttttttatcaatggatgagaaaaagaatataaaggATGTCAAGGAAAAGATTGAAAATTTACACGGAATACCAATAATTTTTcaagaaataatttatgaaaataaaccTTTAAGTAATGATGTAACTattgaatatttaattaaagacaaaaaaataaaaattttaaattttcgaCTTATACCAATACTTCCACACTTGTTTAGTGAGGAAAAAGGAGAATCTTTTAACGAAtgtgaaaaagaaaataaaaaaataaaatacttaaaaaagaAGCTAAAATTTTATGGCTACTTAACACTTCTTAacgaatataaaaaattattacaaaaattagaagaaaaaaattatatactaaAAAGTTATGATATCATCGAAtcttttaaaacatttgACACTGAATTCGAAAGGATGTTAAACAATAACAATTTAAGTTTagataagataaaaaaagaaatagaagaattaaaatgtCTTAACAAGAAAAAGCTCATGTTAAGGTTAGAAGTTGACTACCCACTTATGAGTAATTTGCTCTTACaaagaataaaagaaatgattcatttttattacttgGGTGATATTAAATCGGTCCTTAAATTTtcaatctttttttatatattatataaatatgccaATTAtccaaaaaatgtaaaacagTTTTTTCT GCTTCACAAATATACTGTCGGCTTCGTATCAACAAATTTTAATGTGTCAATAGGCCAAACAGCAGCGGCTGTTTTGTCCATGTTCTAA
- a CDS encoding phosphoglucomutase-2, translating to MYQRIFNKINLSKNLKNNFYFKRKFSDTKEHVEIKYIKEGKKKYMLYTAVASLSLSIGLTYGYENFVLYKWNNKYDYSYNPDIQLIEKKAKEKKEGKRDKKHVAKNIILVRHGQYERKNRHDEDSKRLTKQGCKQADITGKKLKDILNNKKISVIYHSDLIRAKETAQIISKYFPNATLINDPNLNEGTPYLPDPIPKSSKFDSNKIMVDSKRINKAYETYFYQPTGDEDEYQLVICHGNVIRYFLCRALQLPLFAWLRFSSYNCGITWLVLDDDGSVILREFGSVAHLPFENVTYF from the coding sequence ATGTACCAGAGgatttttaacaaaataaatttgtcgaaaaatttgaaaaataatttttactttaaacGAAAATTCAGTGATACAAAAGAACATGtggaaataaaatacatcAAAGAAGGTAAAAAGAAGTACATGTTGTACACAGCTGTAGCTTCATTATCTTTATCAATAGGTCTGACATATggatatgaaaattttgtacTATATAAATGGAATAATAAGTATGATTATTCGTACAACCCTGATATAcaattaattgaaaaaaaagcaaaagaaaaaaaagaaggaaaaagagataaaaagCATGtagcaaaaaatattatattagttCGACATGGACAATATGAACGTAAAAATAGACATGATGAAGATTCAAAACGATTAACTAAACAAGGATGTAAACAAGCTGATATCActggaaaaaaattaaaagatatactaaataataaaaaaattagtgtTATATATCACTCAGATTTAATAAGAGCAAAAGAAACAGCACaaataataagtaaataCTTTCCAAATGCTACATTGATAAATGATCCCAATTTAAATGAAGGAACACCATATTTACCAGACCCAATTCCAAAGAGCTCCAAATTTgattcaaataaaattatggtTGATagtaaaagaataaataaagcatatgaaacatatttttatcaacCCACAGGTGATGAAGATGAATACCAGTTAGTAATATGTCATGGTAATGTTATTAGATACTTTTTATGTAGAGCTTTACAACTCCCCTTATTTGCTTGGTTAAGGTTTTCAAGCTACAACTGTGGTATTACTTGGCTTGTTTTAGACGACGACGGATCCGTTATATTAAGGGAATTCGGTTCTGTAGCGCACCTCCCCTTTGAGAATGTTACGTATTTTTAG